The following coding sequences are from one Kushneria phosphatilytica window:
- the trkA gene encoding Trk system potassium transporter TrkA has product MKIIILGAGQVGGTLAEHLAHEENDITVVDTDTAMLRDLHNRLDIRTVQGPASYPAILRQAGGEDADMLIAVTNSDEVNMVACQVAHTLFSTPTKIARVRSTAYLTRKGLFSQDAIPVDVLISPEQVVTNHIRRLIEYPGALQVLDFASGLAQLVAVKAYYGGPLVGQELGFLRRHMPNVDTRVAAIYRRNRPIIPHGDTVIEADDEVFFIAARKDIRTVMGELRRIDRGFRRVMVAGGGHIGERLAETLEQSHQVKILEQSLERCTQLSERLDRTVVLHGSATSKRLLLEENIEECDIFCALTNDDEVNVMSSMLAKRLGAKKVLTLINNPAYVDLVQGGEIDIAISPQQATIGSLLTHVRRGDIVNVHSLRRGAAEAIEAIAHGDARSSKVVGRTIEEIALPDGVSIGAIVRGREVLIAHHDLRIESADHVILFVVDKRRMREVERLFQVGLSFF; this is encoded by the coding sequence ATGAAAATCATCATTCTGGGTGCCGGCCAGGTTGGCGGCACGCTCGCCGAACATCTGGCCCACGAAGAGAACGACATCACCGTGGTGGATACCGACACCGCGATGTTGCGTGACCTGCACAACCGGCTCGACATCCGCACTGTTCAGGGGCCTGCTTCCTACCCCGCCATCCTGCGTCAGGCAGGCGGCGAGGATGCCGACATGCTGATCGCCGTGACCAATTCCGACGAGGTCAACATGGTGGCCTGTCAGGTGGCGCATACGCTGTTCAGCACGCCTACCAAGATCGCCCGGGTACGCTCGACCGCCTATCTCACCCGCAAGGGACTGTTTTCCCAGGATGCCATTCCAGTCGATGTGCTGATCAGTCCCGAACAGGTTGTGACCAACCACATTCGACGGCTGATCGAATATCCCGGTGCGCTCCAGGTGCTGGATTTTGCCAGCGGCCTGGCCCAGCTGGTAGCGGTCAAGGCCTATTATGGAGGACCTCTGGTCGGCCAGGAGCTTGGGTTCCTGCGTCGTCACATGCCCAACGTGGATACCCGGGTAGCTGCCATTTATCGTCGCAATCGCCCGATTATTCCGCATGGCGATACCGTCATCGAAGCCGATGACGAAGTTTTCTTTATCGCTGCCCGCAAGGACATTCGTACCGTCATGGGCGAGCTGCGACGTATTGATCGTGGTTTCCGGCGGGTCATGGTGGCGGGAGGCGGCCATATTGGCGAGCGGCTTGCCGAAACCCTGGAGCAGAGCCACCAGGTCAAGATTCTCGAACAGAGTCTGGAGCGCTGTACCCAGCTCTCCGAGCGGCTTGACCGTACCGTGGTCCTGCACGGCAGCGCGACCAGCAAGCGACTGCTGCTCGAGGAGAACATCGAGGAGTGCGATATCTTCTGCGCACTGACCAATGATGACGAGGTCAATGTGATGTCCTCGATGCTGGCCAAGCGGCTGGGCGCCAAGAAGGTACTGACCCTGATCAACAACCCCGCCTACGTTGATCTGGTTCAGGGCGGTGAGATTGATATCGCCATTTCGCCCCAGCAGGCCACCATTGGCAGTCTGCTGACCCATGTGCGCCGCGGCGACATCGTCAATGTGCACTCATTGCGTCGTGGTGCTGCCGAGGCGATCGAGGCCATCGCCCATGGCGATGCACGCTCATCGAAAGTGGTTGGCCGCACCATCGAGGAGATCGCCCTCCCCGATGGTGTATCCATCGGCGCCATTGTACGTGGTCGAGAGGTGCTGATCGCTCACCATGACCTGCGCATCGAAAGTGCCGACCACGTCATTCTGTTCGTCGTCGACAAAAGGCGCATGCGCGAGGTCGAGCGGCTTTTCCAGGTGGGACTGAGCTTTTTCTGA
- a CDS encoding putative quinol monooxygenase — protein MALGIIATIEAQPDQIEFVEQTLKDVVPPSRQDEGCEYYTLTRDRENERVFVMVEQWRDREALDAHLASEHYKQMAMTLENRIAQMAVREYDVLT, from the coding sequence ATGGCACTGGGTATTATCGCCACCATCGAAGCACAGCCGGATCAGATCGAGTTTGTCGAGCAGACCCTGAAGGATGTGGTCCCCCCATCGCGTCAGGATGAGGGTTGTGAGTATTACACGCTGACCCGTGATCGTGAGAACGAGCGGGTCTTCGTCATGGTGGAACAGTGGCGCGATCGGGAAGCGCTCGATGCTCATCTTGCCAGTGAGCACTACAAGCAGATGGCGATGACACTTGAAAATCGTATTGCGCAGATGGCGGTACGCGAATACGACGTGCTGACCTGA
- a CDS encoding pseudouridine synthase translates to MSEPIDIIFQDEQLVVVHKPAGALVHRSALDRHAPVVMLQRLRDQLGRHVHPAHRLDRPTSGLLMFAFDRHTAARLGEAFREQRVAKRYLAVVRGIGPEHALLDWSLREEDGRRPKAEQPAMTAATRVRRLDSIELPVQVDRYPQSRYSLMEAVPLTGRRHQIRRHLSRSGHPIIGDAKHGKGVHNRFFRDRLNSDRLLLAAVELGLEHPIDGYWLSLQAPVADDFAALLSRLGWAGHNPPARIKRLEQRPVDEPTSIPPPNTEPS, encoded by the coding sequence ATGTCCGAGCCCATCGATATCATCTTTCAGGACGAGCAACTGGTCGTGGTGCACAAACCCGCCGGCGCCCTCGTGCATCGCAGCGCGCTGGATCGACATGCGCCAGTGGTCATGCTACAGCGCCTGCGTGATCAGCTTGGCCGACATGTCCATCCGGCTCATCGACTCGATCGCCCCACCTCCGGGTTACTGATGTTCGCCTTTGATCGACATACAGCAGCCCGACTGGGAGAGGCCTTTCGCGAACAGCGCGTGGCCAAGCGCTATCTGGCCGTAGTGCGAGGCATCGGCCCCGAGCATGCCCTGCTCGACTGGTCACTGCGTGAGGAGGATGGCCGGCGGCCCAAGGCCGAACAACCTGCCATGACAGCGGCCACTCGCGTGCGACGCCTTGATAGCATCGAGCTGCCGGTTCAGGTGGATCGTTACCCACAGAGCCGTTACTCCCTGATGGAAGCCGTGCCATTGACCGGCCGCCGTCATCAGATCCGCCGCCACCTCAGCCGTAGTGGCCATCCCATTATCGGTGATGCCAAACACGGCAAGGGCGTGCACAACCGATTCTTTCGTGATCGCCTGAACAGCGATCGCCTGTTGCTGGCTGCCGTGGAACTGGGGCTGGAACATCCCATCGACGGGTATTGGCTCAGCCTGCAGGCACCGGTCGCTGACGATTTCGCCGCCCTGCTCTCTCGCCTGGGCTGGGCCGGCCATAACCCACCCGCCCGGATCAAGCGTCTTGAGCAGCGTCCGGTCGATGAGCCCACCTCCATTCCACCACCGAACACTGAACCATCATGA
- the rsmB gene encoding 16S rRNA (cytosine(967)-C(5))-methyltransferase RsmB — MTSASRSRATTVNVRAAAARALVPVLSCQGSLAGLDTSAVGERDRGLMRALCFGVCRQLPRLEALASELLRSPLRHRDLDIQALLLIGLYQLYEMRVPTHAAVGETAGAARSLNKAWATRVLNGCLRRADRERDTLLARVEKRPEAYWSHPQWLLDRLRRAWPQEWETIAAANNVPGPMTLRVNTRRIDRATCLERLEANGIEATPCHYASEGITLAQACDVEQLPGFAEGELSVQDEAAQLAAPLLTTDLSKGARVLDACCAPGGKTAHLLEQRSDLALTALDSEAERLSRVESTLGRLGLTATICHADATSRQWWDGTPFEAILLDAPCSGTGVIRRHPDIKRLRRDSDIATLAELQDRLLDALWPTLAPGGRLVYATCSVMPEENQQRIEAFLARTPDARTITIEADWGRPAGPGRQLLPQINGHDGFFYAVLVRSAGA; from the coding sequence ATGACCTCCGCATCCCGCTCACGTGCTACCACCGTCAATGTCCGCGCCGCCGCCGCCCGGGCCCTGGTCCCGGTACTTTCCTGCCAGGGCTCACTGGCCGGACTCGACACCTCTGCGGTAGGCGAACGCGACCGGGGGCTGATGCGCGCCCTGTGCTTCGGTGTCTGTCGTCAATTGCCTCGGCTGGAAGCGCTGGCCAGCGAACTGTTGCGCAGTCCGCTGCGTCATCGTGATCTTGATATTCAGGCACTGCTGCTGATCGGCCTGTATCAGCTCTATGAAATGCGCGTTCCTACACATGCCGCGGTGGGTGAGACCGCCGGGGCCGCTCGCAGTCTCAACAAGGCGTGGGCGACTCGAGTACTCAACGGTTGTCTGCGTCGCGCCGATCGGGAGCGGGACACCCTATTGGCACGTGTCGAAAAACGTCCCGAAGCGTACTGGTCTCATCCCCAATGGCTGCTCGATCGGCTCCGTCGCGCCTGGCCACAGGAGTGGGAAACCATTGCTGCCGCCAACAATGTACCGGGCCCGATGACGCTTCGCGTCAATACCCGGCGTATTGATCGCGCGACCTGTCTCGAACGCCTTGAAGCCAATGGCATCGAGGCTACCCCCTGTCATTATGCCAGCGAGGGAATCACCCTGGCTCAGGCCTGTGATGTGGAGCAACTGCCCGGCTTTGCCGAAGGCGAACTCAGTGTACAGGACGAAGCAGCTCAGCTCGCAGCCCCCCTGTTGACGACCGATCTCTCCAAAGGCGCTCGGGTACTTGATGCCTGCTGCGCACCGGGTGGCAAGACCGCTCATCTGCTCGAACAGCGTTCCGATCTGGCACTGACCGCGCTGGACAGCGAGGCCGAGCGACTGAGCCGGGTAGAGAGCACCCTGGGCCGACTCGGCCTGACAGCCACTATCTGTCATGCCGACGCTACCTCACGCCAGTGGTGGGACGGCACCCCGTTCGAGGCGATTCTGCTGGATGCGCCCTGTTCCGGCACCGGGGTCATCCGTCGTCATCCGGATATCAAACGATTACGCCGTGATAGCGACATTGCCACTCTGGCAGAGCTGCAGGATCGGCTGCTCGATGCCTTGTGGCCAACGCTCGCTCCCGGTGGGCGACTGGTTTATGCCACCTGTTCGGTGATGCCGGAAGAGAATCAGCAGCGCATCGAGGCCTTTCTGGCCCGTACGCCGGATGCCCGCACCATAACGATCGAGGCCGACTGGGGTCGGCCTGCGGGACCGGGTCGCCAGTTGTTGCCACAGATCAATGGCCATGATGGTTTCTTCTATGCGGTACTGGTACGCAGTGCCGGTGCCTGA
- a CDS encoding bile acid:sodium symporter family protein has protein sequence MFTTLNRLFPLWAIGAAVIAALMPALFNSAAGAIQPLLALIMFTMGLTLSRADFVGVLRSPRAIVIGVVLQYALMPAAAFLISMLLGLSPALTIGMVLVGATSGGTASNVMTWLAGGNVALSVSMTLVSTLLSIFMTPLLVWLWMGASIDVPVAGLLWSIAKLVILPIVAGCVVHHWLSESIRRVEPALATVAMAAIVIIIAIVVSLNADRLSSLGPLVALAVMLHNVSGLALGYGLARLLRLDRRDSRTVAIEVGMQNSGLAASLATQFFSPTAALPGALFSVWHNISGSLLAGYWKRRALSASSSREYEEVTS, from the coding sequence ATGTTCACGACACTCAATCGTCTTTTTCCACTGTGGGCCATTGGTGCTGCAGTCATTGCGGCCCTGATGCCTGCTCTCTTCAACAGTGCAGCTGGCGCCATCCAGCCATTGTTGGCGCTGATCATGTTCACCATGGGCCTGACATTATCGCGAGCCGATTTCGTCGGTGTTCTGCGTTCGCCCCGGGCAATCGTCATCGGCGTGGTGTTGCAGTATGCGCTGATGCCGGCAGCGGCCTTTCTGATTTCAATGTTGCTCGGTCTTTCGCCGGCGCTGACCATTGGCATGGTACTGGTTGGGGCAACATCGGGAGGCACCGCCTCCAATGTGATGACCTGGCTGGCCGGCGGTAATGTGGCACTCTCGGTTAGCATGACGCTGGTCTCAACGCTGTTGTCGATCTTCATGACCCCGTTGCTGGTCTGGTTATGGATGGGGGCGTCGATCGATGTGCCGGTAGCTGGTCTGCTGTGGAGCATTGCAAAACTGGTGATCCTGCCGATCGTGGCCGGCTGTGTGGTACACCACTGGCTGTCGGAGTCGATTCGGCGCGTCGAACCGGCACTGGCAACGGTAGCGATGGCGGCGATCGTGATCATCATCGCCATCGTGGTGTCGCTCAATGCTGATCGCCTGAGCTCACTGGGACCGCTGGTAGCGCTGGCGGTCATGCTGCACAACGTCAGCGGTCTGGCGCTGGGCTATGGGCTGGCGCGTCTGTTGCGTCTCGATCGACGTGACAGTCGTACCGTCGCGATCGAGGTGGGCATGCAGAACTCCGGGCTGGCCGCATCGCTGGCCACCCAGTTCTTCTCGCCGACGGCGGCGTTGCCGGGTGCGCTGTTCTCGGTCTGGCACAATATTTCGGGGTCGCTACTGGCAGGTTACTGGAAGCGCCGGGCCCTGTCGGCGTCCTCGTCACGCGAATACGAAGAGGTCACTTCATGA
- the tcdA gene encoding tRNA cyclic N6-threonylcarbamoyladenosine(37) synthase TcdA gives MTSAFDESRYSAAHEQDYAQRFDGIRRLYGQSGVERLRHAHVVIIGIGGVGSWTVEALARSGLERLTLIDLDDVCITNVNRQLHALDGQIGRPKVEVLAERCRLINPFIDVKTVAAFVTPHNIADRLPADTDHVIDAIDHVGAKTALIAYCRRQRIGLTVTGGAGGLTDPTRLQVLDLSRTEQDPLLSKVRALLRREHGFPRNPKRRFSVACVCSGEQRRYSDGAGEVCHTRPDSGEPLRLGCAGGFGAATFVTGAFGFAAAGHAIERLIDRPKGTSDPSSTESTP, from the coding sequence ATGACCAGCGCTTTTGATGAATCACGTTACAGTGCCGCCCATGAGCAGGATTACGCACAGCGCTTCGACGGTATCCGCCGCCTTTACGGCCAAAGTGGTGTCGAACGGCTGCGGCATGCTCATGTGGTCATCATCGGTATCGGCGGCGTCGGCAGCTGGACGGTCGAGGCGCTGGCGCGCAGTGGCCTGGAGCGGCTGACTCTGATCGATCTCGACGATGTCTGCATCACCAACGTCAATCGTCAGTTGCATGCGCTGGATGGCCAGATCGGCCGACCCAAGGTCGAGGTCCTGGCTGAACGCTGTCGACTGATCAATCCCTTCATTGATGTGAAGACTGTCGCTGCCTTTGTGACGCCGCACAACATTGCTGATCGGCTGCCGGCAGACACCGACCATGTTATCGATGCCATCGATCATGTCGGGGCCAAAACGGCATTGATCGCCTACTGTCGACGTCAACGTATTGGCCTGACGGTCACTGGTGGTGCCGGTGGACTCACTGATCCGACTCGCCTGCAAGTGCTGGACCTGAGCCGTACCGAACAGGACCCCCTGCTATCGAAGGTACGCGCCCTGCTCAGACGCGAGCACGGTTTCCCGCGCAATCCGAAACGTCGTTTCTCGGTGGCCTGTGTCTGTTCAGGCGAGCAGCGCCGATATTCGGATGGCGCCGGCGAAGTCTGCCACACCCGTCCCGACAGTGGCGAACCACTCCGCCTCGGCTGCGCCGGCGGGTTCGGCGCTGCCACTTTCGTCACGGGCGCCTTTGGCTTCGCCGCAGCCGGTCATGCCATCGAGCGGCTGATCGACCGGCCGAAAGGCACATCCGATCCATCGTCCACGGAATCAACCCCATGA
- a CDS encoding (2Fe-2S)-binding protein, producing MFVCLCRKITDHQLRNAVSEGARSWQEVRRMTGCSGQCGKCACTAESIVEEALLSHAARYTQLVSCHGDLAVAAAG from the coding sequence ATGTTCGTCTGTCTGTGTCGAAAAATCACCGATCATCAGTTGCGCAATGCGGTCAGCGAGGGAGCTCGTTCATGGCAGGAAGTGCGCCGAATGACCGGATGTTCGGGCCAGTGTGGCAAGTGTGCCTGTACGGCAGAATCCATCGTTGAAGAAGCCTTGCTGAGCCACGCGGCCCGGTATACACAGTTGGTCAGTTGTCACGGTGATCTGGCAGTTGCGGCGGCAGGCTGA
- a CDS encoding nicotinamidase codes for MTEHTGSVSALQAESCEHARRALIVVDVQPDFMPGGPLACAEGDALLPGLCALLDADHFGHVVATQDWHPADHISFASRHPGWRPFESTTLYGEPQTLWPDHCLQGSRGAELHPALDWSRADAIIRKGTDRRVDSYSGFRHNIGPDGSRPSTGLAGWLNERGVTHVWVCGLAREVCVLWTAEDAVQAGFETRFLWSLTRPVSFDSDAATRQRLQRQGIDIIDADFMDPV; via the coding sequence ATGACTGAACACACAGGCAGCGTGTCTGCCCTCCAAGCCGAGTCCTGCGAGCATGCGCGTCGAGCCCTGATCGTGGTCGACGTACAGCCCGACTTCATGCCTGGCGGGCCACTGGCCTGTGCCGAAGGTGACGCCCTTCTGCCCGGGCTGTGTGCACTGCTTGATGCAGACCATTTCGGTCATGTCGTGGCAACTCAGGACTGGCATCCCGCTGACCATATCTCGTTTGCCAGTCGACATCCCGGATGGCGCCCGTTCGAATCGACCACGCTGTATGGTGAACCCCAGACCCTGTGGCCGGATCACTGTCTGCAGGGATCACGCGGTGCAGAACTGCATCCGGCACTGGATTGGTCCAGGGCTGATGCCATCATCCGCAAGGGCACCGATCGACGGGTCGACAGTTATAGCGGTTTCCGACATAACATCGGCCCTGATGGCAGTCGGCCGTCGACCGGCCTGGCCGGTTGGCTGAACGAGCGTGGTGTCACGCATGTCTGGGTCTGCGGATTGGCACGCGAGGTCTGCGTGCTCTGGACTGCCGAGGATGCCGTCCAGGCCGGTTTCGAAACTCGTTTTTTATGGTCACTGACGCGCCCGGTCAGCTTCGACTCCGATGCGGCCACCCGTCAGCGACTACAACGCCAGGGTATCGATATTATCGATGCCGACTTCATGGACCCGGTCTGA
- a CDS encoding tRNA-uridine aminocarboxypropyltransferase, which translates to MSRDASRLLDEASDANAPEGPPRRPFTARGSFVERCDECRLPALNCLCPYRVEVASEARFWLITHRLEHYKPTNTGRLIGDCLTHTETFTWSRTEPDPGLLERLNDPRFQPFLIYPDDQTDYAERVVSSFEEHRDTRIPVFVMLDGTWRQARKMFRQSPYLQQLPIVSLRSERVTRYHLRKPASPHHLCTAEVAAELLQLNHEPEAAAVLDDYFEAFNDCYAASRVHRRLHEDTPAMARLRARRSPDYALSAYTGQ; encoded by the coding sequence ATGAGTCGTGATGCCTCGCGGCTGCTGGATGAAGCGTCGGATGCCAATGCGCCGGAGGGGCCGCCGCGGCGCCCCTTCACAGCGCGTGGCAGCTTTGTTGAGCGCTGCGATGAGTGCCGGTTGCCGGCACTCAACTGCCTGTGCCCCTATCGGGTGGAAGTCGCCAGTGAGGCCCGTTTCTGGCTGATCACCCATCGCCTGGAACATTACAAGCCGACCAACACCGGTCGGCTGATCGGTGATTGTCTGACGCATACCGAGACCTTTACCTGGTCACGCACCGAACCGGATCCCGGGTTGCTTGAGCGACTGAACGATCCGCGCTTCCAGCCCTTTCTGATCTATCCCGATGATCAGACGGACTACGCCGAGCGCGTGGTGTCATCGTTTGAGGAACATCGCGATACGCGTATTCCGGTCTTTGTGATGCTCGATGGGACCTGGCGCCAGGCGCGCAAGATGTTTCGTCAGAGCCCGTATCTGCAGCAGCTGCCGATTGTGTCGCTGCGCAGCGAGCGGGTTACCCGTTATCATCTGCGCAAGCCGGCTTCACCGCATCACCTGTGTACTGCTGAAGTGGCGGCAGAGCTGTTGCAACTGAACCATGAGCCCGAGGCGGCGGCGGTACTGGACGACTACTTTGAAGCCTTCAATGATTGCTATGCTGCCAGCCGTGTCCACCGCCGGCTGCATGAGGATACACCGGCGATGGCCCGGCTGCGGGCACGTCGTTCGCCTGATTACGCCCTCTCTGCCTATACTGGCCAGTAA
- a CDS encoding dodecin → MSDHVYKSVELTGSSETSIEEAVQNALNKANETVRNMEWFEVTDTRGHIENGQVGHWQVSLKVGFRLD, encoded by the coding sequence ATGAGTGATCACGTCTATAAATCCGTCGAACTGACCGGTTCTTCGGAAACCAGCATCGAGGAAGCGGTACAGAATGCACTGAACAAGGCCAATGAGACCGTACGCAACATGGAGTGGTTCGAGGTCACCGATACGCGTGGTCACATCGAAAACGGTCAGGTGGGTCATTGGCAAGTCAGCCTCAAGGTCGGTTTCCGACTGGACTGA
- a CDS encoding SIR2 family NAD-dependent protein deacylase, with translation MSHLVVLTGAGVSAESGIRTFRDGDGLWENHRIEDVATPEAWHRDPETVLAFYDERRRQVRAAQPNAAHMALAALENEGFRVSIVTQNIDDLHERAGSRSVLHLHGEILKARSSADPRLIYRLADDEDIRPGDHCDRGSQLRPHVVWFGETVPLYGTACDVVADADLVLVVGTSLAVAPASALVNEAEWHVPRILVDPAAEEVAPRGVTTMATSATEGVSRLADYWRQHRRLELPDFLAD, from the coding sequence ATGTCGCATCTGGTTGTCCTGACCGGTGCTGGAGTCAGCGCCGAAAGTGGTATCCGGACCTTTCGTGATGGCGATGGGCTGTGGGAAAACCACAGAATCGAGGATGTGGCGACACCGGAAGCCTGGCATCGCGATCCCGAAACGGTATTGGCCTTTTACGACGAGCGCCGTCGACAGGTCCGCGCGGCGCAGCCCAATGCGGCCCATATGGCCCTGGCGGCCCTTGAAAATGAAGGTTTTCGGGTCAGTATCGTGACCCAGAACATTGATGATCTGCATGAGCGGGCGGGGTCGCGCTCGGTACTCCATCTGCATGGAGAGATTCTCAAGGCGCGTTCCAGTGCCGATCCTCGGTTGATCTATCGACTCGCCGATGATGAGGATATTCGTCCCGGGGACCACTGTGACCGTGGTAGCCAGCTGCGCCCGCATGTGGTGTGGTTCGGCGAGACAGTGCCGCTATACGGTACAGCCTGCGATGTGGTCGCCGATGCTGATCTGGTACTGGTGGTCGGTACCTCGCTGGCGGTTGCACCGGCTTCAGCGCTGGTGAACGAAGCTGAGTGGCATGTGCCACGTATTCTCGTTGATCCGGCCGCTGAAGAGGTGGCGCCACGCGGCGTTACTACCATGGCGACCAGTGCCACCGAGGGCGTCTCGCGACTGGCCGATTACTGGCGGCAACACCGCCGACTCGAACTGCCCGATTTTCTCGCCGACTGA
- the fmt gene encoding methionyl-tRNA formyltransferase produces the protein MSRSLRVAFAGTPEFAAGHLNALLGSRHEVVLVLTQPDRPSGRGRQLTPSPVKSLALEHDLPLHQPERLKSEAERAPLIEANIDLLVVVAYGLILPRAVLDIPKLGAVNVHASLLPRWRGAAPIQRAIEARDERSGVTLMAMDEGLDTGDMLLVRETPLDEHTTAAALHDRLAELGCELLVEGLDRLADGNLVATPQPSEGVTYAAKISKAEAELDFSLPAEVLAARVRAFNPVPVAWTRLGEERLRIWEAVAEPRTATDSATAPGTLLAGPTDAMRIACGHGVLRVRIAQLPGGKPMPIEQLMHNRRHLHGAGMRLGSTS, from the coding sequence ATGTCCCGAAGTCTTCGCGTCGCCTTTGCCGGCACGCCCGAATTTGCTGCCGGCCATCTGAACGCCCTGCTCGGCAGCCGCCACGAGGTGGTGCTTGTTCTTACGCAGCCGGACCGGCCGTCCGGTCGGGGGCGGCAACTGACGCCTTCCCCGGTCAAGTCGCTGGCACTGGAACACGACCTGCCGCTTCACCAGCCTGAAAGGCTGAAGAGCGAAGCCGAACGGGCACCGCTGATCGAGGCCAACATTGATCTGTTGGTGGTTGTCGCCTATGGACTGATTCTGCCCCGGGCCGTGCTCGATATCCCGAAGCTGGGTGCAGTCAATGTCCATGCCTCACTGCTGCCGCGCTGGCGTGGAGCGGCTCCCATTCAGCGTGCCATAGAGGCACGCGATGAACGCAGTGGCGTCACCCTGATGGCCATGGACGAAGGACTCGATACCGGTGACATGTTACTGGTACGAGAAACGCCTCTCGATGAGCACACCACGGCCGCTGCACTGCACGACCGCCTGGCCGAACTCGGTTGCGAGCTGTTGGTCGAGGGACTCGACCGCCTGGCCGATGGCAACCTTGTGGCCACTCCGCAGCCGAGCGAGGGGGTCACCTATGCAGCCAAGATCAGCAAGGCAGAAGCGGAACTGGATTTCAGCCTGCCTGCTGAAGTGCTCGCCGCCCGGGTACGGGCCTTCAACCCGGTGCCTGTTGCCTGGACCAGGCTGGGCGAGGAACGTCTGCGTATCTGGGAAGCCGTAGCCGAACCCCGTACTGCGACCGATAGCGCCACTGCTCCCGGCACACTACTGGCCGGGCCAACCGATGCGATGCGCATCGCCTGCGGTCATGGCGTATTAAGAGTCAGAATTGCCCAGCTACCCGGTGGCAAGCCCATGCCGATCGAGCAGCTGATGCATAACCGTCGTCATCTGCACGGTGCCGGCATGCGCCTGGGATCAACCTCATGA
- the bfr gene encoding bacterioferritin: protein MKTDPKVIEHLNRLLGNELIAINQYFLHARMYKDWGLAGLAKWEYDESIDEMNHADRYIQRILFLEGIPNLQDLGKLHIGENTREMLECDLKIEQEGREALIEAISYFESVRDYVSRDLALEILADEEEHIDAIETELSLIEKVGMENYLQRQMQLPGQESGDEA from the coding sequence ATGAAAACCGATCCGAAGGTCATCGAGCATCTCAATCGATTGCTCGGCAACGAACTGATTGCCATCAATCAGTATTTTCTGCACGCCCGGATGTACAAGGACTGGGGGCTGGCCGGTCTCGCCAAATGGGAGTACGACGAATCCATTGACGAGATGAACCATGCAGATCGCTACATCCAGCGTATCCTCTTTCTCGAGGGTATTCCCAATCTGCAGGATCTCGGCAAACTGCACATCGGCGAAAATACCCGTGAAATGCTCGAGTGCGATCTGAAAATCGAGCAGGAAGGGCGCGAAGCGCTGATCGAGGCGATCAGCTACTTCGAATCGGTACGTGACTACGTTAGCCGCGATCTCGCGCTGGAGATTCTGGCTGATGAAGAAGAGCACATCGACGCCATCGAAACCGAGCTGAGTCTGATCGAAAAGGTCGGCATGGAAAACTACCTGCAACGTCAGATGCAGTTGCCCGGTCAGGAATCCGGCGACGAGGCCTGA
- a CDS encoding DUF1653 domain-containing protein, with the protein MTHQWPVPGVYRHYKGALYEVLGTARHSETEEQLVVYRALYGEYGLWVRPLSMFMESVDIDGEPVARFAMEQAFC; encoded by the coding sequence ATGACACATCAATGGCCTGTTCCCGGCGTTTATCGCCACTACAAGGGCGCCCTGTACGAAGTACTGGGGACGGCCCGGCACAGCGAAACCGAAGAACAGCTGGTGGTCTATCGAGCGCTTTATGGCGAGTACGGCCTGTGGGTCAGACCGCTGTCCATGTTCATGGAGAGTGTGGACATCGACGGCGAGCCGGTCGCCCGTTTTGCAATGGAACAGGCCTTTTGCTGA
- the def gene encoding peptide deformylase — protein MALLDILEYPDERLRTRAAPVEQVDDEVRRLVDDMFETMYDAPGIGLAATQVDVHRRIVVMDVSEQKNQPMVLINPEWEALDDERAPLQEGCLSIPDYYAEVPRALRVRLRALDRNGQPWETDADGLLAHCIQHECDHLDGVLFVDYLSPLKRERVKKKMQKRHRAMT, from the coding sequence ATGGCCCTACTGGACATTCTCGAATACCCCGATGAGCGCCTGCGCACCCGGGCGGCCCCCGTCGAGCAGGTCGATGATGAAGTACGCCGACTGGTCGATGACATGTTCGAGACCATGTACGACGCACCGGGCATCGGCCTGGCTGCCACCCAGGTGGATGTACACCGTCGTATCGTCGTCATGGACGTCAGCGAGCAGAAGAACCAGCCCATGGTCCTGATCAATCCCGAATGGGAGGCGCTGGACGATGAACGCGCCCCACTGCAGGAGGGGTGTCTGTCGATTCCCGACTATTATGCCGAGGTCCCCCGCGCCCTGCGGGTTCGCCTCAGGGCGCTTGACCGTAACGGCCAGCCCTGGGAGACCGACGCCGACGGCCTGCTGGCGCACTGCATTCAGCATGAATGCGATCATCTCGATGGCGTATTGTTTGTCGACTACCTCTCGCCCCTCAAACGTGAGCGGGTCAAGAAGAAGATGCAAAAACGTCATCGAGCCATGACCTGA